Proteins encoded within one genomic window of Cucumis sativus cultivar 9930 chromosome 3, Cucumber_9930_V3, whole genome shotgun sequence:
- the LOC116402866 gene encoding putative peroxisomal acyl-coenzyme A oxidase 1.2 isoform X1 has product MLLDHRIFVPFLKGQSTEEQLQKWLSLTYKMQIIGCYAQTKLGHNVQGLGTTAMFYPKIDEFAIHSPTTNLKQNSGSKEDETEDTDGVEVEHLHISDYQGFALISY; this is encoded by the exons ATGCTTCTTGATCACC gGATATTCGTTCCATTCCTTAAAGGTCAAAGTACTGAGGAGCAGCTACAGAAGTGGTTGTCATTGACATATAAGATGCAAATAATTGGTTGCTATGCTCAAACCAAACTTGGTCATAATGTTCAAGGGCTTGGAACAACTGCAATGTTTTATCCAAAGATAGACGAATTTGCCATACACAGTCCTACCACTAACCTCAAGCAAA ATTCTGGCAGCAAAGAAGATGAAACGGAGGACACTGATGGTGTGGAAGTGGAACATCTACACATTTCAGATTACCAAGGTTTTGCACTAATATCTTATTGA
- the LOC116402866 gene encoding putative peroxisomal acyl-coenzyme A oxidase 1.2 isoform X2, with product MLLDHRIFVPFLKGQSTEEQLQKWLSLTYKMQIIGCYAQTKLGHNVQGLGTTAMFYPKIDEFAIHSPTTNLKQSVQIEWTRLIIEEKF from the exons ATGCTTCTTGATCACC gGATATTCGTTCCATTCCTTAAAGGTCAAAGTACTGAGGAGCAGCTACAGAAGTGGTTGTCATTGACATATAAGATGCAAATAATTGGTTGCTATGCTCAAACCAAACTTGGTCATAATGTTCAAGGGCTTGGAACAACTGCAATGTTTTATCCAAAGATAGACGAATTTGCCATACACAGTCCTACCACTAACCTCAAGCAAA GTGTGCAAATTGAATGGACTAGATTgataattgaagagaaattttaa